A single window of Nicotiana sylvestris chromosome 3, ASM39365v2, whole genome shotgun sequence DNA harbors:
- the LOC104211560 gene encoding lysine histidine transporter 2-like: MTGEEKKKRGSGSEGSSNKDLNDWLPITSSRNAKWYYSAFHNVTAMVGAGVLGLPYAMSQLGWGAGATVMVLSWVITLYTLWQMVEMHEMVPGKRFDRYHELGQHAFGEKLGLWIVVPQQLMVEVGVNIVYMVTGGKSIKKIYDTACPSCRPLKTTYFIMMFSSIHFFLSHCPNFNSITLVSFLAAIMSLSYSTIGWGASVHKGISPEVDYSPRASTTTGRVFGFLSALGDVAFAFAGHNVVLEIQATMPSSPEKPAKKPMWKGVIFAYIVVALCYFPVAFVGYAVFGKSVEDNVLISLEKPAWLIIIANAFVVVHVIGSYQVFAMGVFDMVESYLVKQRKFTPTKTLRFIVRTSYVALTMFLGITFPFFGGLLGFFGGFAFAPTTYFLPCIMWLAIYKPKKFGLSWFTNWICIILGVLLMILAPIGALRQIILQAKDYKFYS, translated from the exons ATGACTGGAgaggagaagaaaaagagaggatcAGGATCTGAGGGAAGCAGTAATAAGGATCTGAACGATTGGCTACCAATCACATCATCAAGGAATGCAAAGTGGTATTATTCGGCGTTTCACAATGTCACTGCCATGGTTGGTGCTGGTGTTCTTGGCCTCCCTTATGCCATGTCTCAGTTGGGTTG GGGTGCTGGAGCAACAGTAATGGTATTATCATGGGTGATAACACTATACACCTTATGGCAAATGGTAGAGATGCATGAGATGGTTCCAGGTAAAAGATTTGACAGATACCATGAGCTGGGGCAACATGCATTTGGTGAAAAACTTGGTCTTTGGATTGTGGTTCCTCAGCAGCTAATGGTTGAAGTTGGTGTGAACATAGTGTATATGGTCACTGGTGGCAAATCCATCAAAAAGATATATGATACAGCTTGTCCTAGTTGTAGACCATTGAAAACCACTTATTTTATCATGATGTTTAGTTCTATTCACTTCTTCCTTTCCCATTGTCCCAATTTCAACTCCATCACTCTTGTCTCCTTCCTTGCTGCCATCATGTCTCTCAG TTATTCAACCATAGGTTGGGGAGCATCAGTACATAAAGGAATATCACCAGAGGTTGATTACAGTCCAAGGGCATCAACAACTACAGGAAGAGTATTTGGTTTCTTGAGTGCTTTAGGAGATGTTGCTTTTGCATTTGCTGGTCATAATGTTGTCTTGGAAATTCAGGCAACTATGCCTTCTTCTCCTGAAAAACCAGCCAAGAAACCTATGTGGAAAGGAGTCATTTTTGCCTACATTGTTGTGGCTTTGTGTTACTTTCCTGTGGCTTTTGTTGGCTATGCAGTTTTTGGGAAAAGTGTTGAGGATAATGTCTTGATCTCCCTTGAGAAACCTGCTTGGCTTATTATCATTGCTAACGCCTTCGTTGTTGTCCATGTTATTGGAAGCTATCAG GTGTTTGCAATGGGTGTGTTTGACATGGTGGAATCTTACTTGGTGAAGCAAAGGAAATTCACTCCAACTAAAACGCTACGGTTTATTGTTCGGACTAGTTATGTTG CCCTAACAATGTTTCTTGGTATAACATTCCCATTCTTTGGTGGGCTACTGGGTTTCTTTGGAGGATTTGCATTTGCTCCGACCACTTACTTC CTTCCTTGTATCATGTGGCTTGCAATCTACAAACCTAAAAAGTTTGGCTTGTCTTGGTTCACTAATTGG ATATGCATCATACTTGGTGTTCTTCTGATGATTTTAGCTCCCATTGGTGCCTTGAGGCAAATCATATTGCAAGCCAAGGACTACAAGTTCTATTCTTGA